In a single window of the Flavobacterium sp. W4I14 genome:
- a CDS encoding glutamate synthase (NADPH/NADH) large chain (product_source=KO:K00265; cath_funfam=2.160.20.60,3.20.20.70,3.60.20.10; cog=COG0067,COG0069,COG0070; ko=KO:K00265; pfam=PF00310,PF01493,PF01645,PF04898; superfamily=51395,56235,69336), whose amino-acid sequence MEPNSGLYDAQFEHDACGIGFVAHVKGRKSHQIISDALTILENLDHRGACGAEPNTGDGAGIMIQIPHEFFYDECLKAGFSLPETNNYGVGMLFMPKDIRSREECRELIYRAAEKLGLEILGFRKVDVDTTDIGNMALSVEPEIEQVFIARPYAVAPGADFERKLYIFKNYLIKLIVNTVHGGKDFYIVSLSAQTIIYKGQLTSLQVRTYFTDLTDKRMVSALGLVHSRFATNTFPSWRLAQPFRFIAHNGEINTLQGNLNWFRAGVKSFASAYFTPEELDMLLPVIDETNSDSGCLDNVIELLLHSGRTLPHVLMMLVPEAWDGNEDMDPVKRAFYEFHATLMEPWDGPAAIAFTDGKLIGATLDRNGLRPSRYAITSDDRVIMGSEAGALAIDQSTVIEKGRLTPGKMFVVDMEQGRIISDNEIKEEVCGQSPYADWINQYQIRLEELPEPRVMFTGLSTESIFKYQQVFGYSREDVDLLLKPMAIEGKEPIGSMGTDTPLAILSKRPQHLSSYFKQLFAQVTNPPIDPIREKVVMSLASFMGSMGNLLEETPKQAHCVAIKHPILTNQELEKLRSIDTGVFQAKTLQTYFRADGKPGAMAKALDRLCRYAVDAVEDGFQVIVLTDRAIDSEHAAMPSLLAVSAVHHHLIRKGYRGAVGIVIEAGDIWEVHHFATLLGFGVTAINPYLALETINEFKQESGLSTEQLTKNYIYAVNSGLLKIFSKMGISTLQSYQGAQIFEILGLNKQVVNTYFTGAVSRIGGLGLDEIAKETLIKHHRSFGPLTETENLLPAGGTYKFRRKGEAHLFNPQTIHLLQNATRKNDYNIFKQYSKLVNEQTQQAYTIRGLFEFNYSRPSVPLSEVESTEAILKRFATGAMSFGSISHEAHSTLAIAMNRIGGKSNTGEGGEDEMRYTKLPNGDSMRSAIKQVASARFGVTSYYLTNADELQIKMAQGAKPGEGGQLPGHKVDDWIAKVRHSTPGVGLISPPPHHDIYSIEDLAQLIFDLKNANRAARINVKLVSKAGVGTIAAGVAKAHADVILVSGFDGGTGASPLTSIQHAGLPWELGLAEAHQTLVKNKLRNRIVLQTDGQLKTGRDIAIAALLGAEEWGVATAALVTSGCIMMRKCHLNTCPVGVATQDPELRKLFTGDADHVVNLFYFLAEELREIMAELGFRTIHEMIGQADILKVRELPAEDWKLKYLDLSAILYKAEENGLPLFNTEGQDHGLDHVLDHKLITAAQPAIDHNEPVFASFDVKNTDRALGTMLSNEISKVHLGAGLPPDTINFKFVGSAGQSFGAFNTRGVTLSLEGEANDYVGKGLSGARLAIYPFSNSTFIPEQNIIIGNVALYGATSGELFARGKAGERFAVRNSGATAVVEGVGDHGCEYMTGGEVLILGDTGSNFAAGMSGGVAWIYDANGTFARKCNKEMVDLDPLQAEDEERILALLKTHIRLTDSRVAEFILSDWKTQSAHFVKVFPKEYKAVLSKRNQQVKTH is encoded by the coding sequence ATGGAACCAAACAGTGGATTGTACGATGCGCAATTTGAACACGATGCCTGCGGTATTGGGTTCGTTGCACATGTGAAAGGGCGAAAATCGCATCAAATCATCTCTGATGCACTTACTATTTTAGAGAATCTAGATCATAGAGGGGCATGTGGAGCAGAACCAAATACAGGCGATGGTGCAGGTATTATGATTCAGATTCCTCACGAATTTTTTTACGACGAATGTTTAAAAGCTGGCTTTAGCCTACCAGAAACCAATAATTATGGTGTAGGTATGTTATTTATGCCAAAAGATATCAGATCGAGAGAAGAGTGCAGAGAATTGATTTACCGTGCCGCCGAAAAATTAGGCCTGGAAATTTTAGGCTTTAGAAAAGTTGATGTTGACACAACAGATATCGGCAACATGGCGCTTTCTGTTGAACCAGAAATTGAGCAGGTATTTATTGCCCGTCCGTATGCAGTGGCACCAGGGGCAGATTTCGAACGCAAACTTTATATTTTTAAAAATTACCTGATTAAACTGATCGTAAACACCGTTCACGGTGGTAAAGATTTTTATATTGTTTCGCTTTCAGCGCAAACCATTATATATAAAGGTCAGCTTACTTCTTTACAGGTACGTACATATTTCACCGATCTAACCGATAAGCGCATGGTTTCTGCTTTAGGTTTAGTTCACTCACGTTTTGCTACCAATACTTTCCCTTCATGGAGGTTGGCCCAGCCATTCCGCTTTATTGCACATAATGGTGAAATCAATACTTTACAAGGAAATCTAAACTGGTTTAGAGCAGGCGTTAAATCTTTTGCTTCTGCCTACTTTACGCCAGAAGAATTAGATATGTTATTGCCTGTAATTGACGAAACCAATTCAGATTCAGGCTGTTTAGATAATGTTATTGAACTGTTACTTCACTCTGGAAGAACCCTGCCTCATGTATTAATGATGTTGGTGCCAGAAGCCTGGGATGGTAACGAAGATATGGATCCTGTTAAAAGGGCATTCTACGAATTCCACGCTACTTTAATGGAGCCATGGGATGGACCTGCGGCCATTGCTTTTACCGACGGTAAATTAATAGGTGCTACTTTAGACCGTAATGGTCTTCGTCCTTCCCGTTATGCCATTACTTCTGATGACCGTGTAATTATGGGTTCTGAGGCTGGTGCATTAGCCATCGACCAAAGTACTGTAATCGAAAAAGGCCGTTTAACGCCAGGCAAAATGTTCGTAGTAGATATGGAGCAGGGCAGGATTATCAGCGATAACGAAATTAAAGAAGAAGTTTGTGGTCAAAGCCCTTATGCCGATTGGATTAACCAATACCAGATCCGTTTAGAGGAATTACCTGAGCCACGTGTAATGTTCACCGGCTTATCTACAGAGTCTATTTTTAAATATCAACAGGTTTTTGGTTACAGCAGAGAAGATGTAGATCTTTTGCTTAAACCTATGGCCATTGAAGGTAAAGAACCAATTGGTTCGATGGGTACCGATACGCCATTGGCTATTTTATCAAAACGTCCCCAGCATTTATCGTCTTATTTTAAGCAGTTATTTGCACAGGTAACCAATCCGCCAATTGATCCGATCAGGGAGAAAGTGGTCATGAGTTTGGCCAGTTTTATGGGTAGCATGGGTAACTTATTGGAAGAAACGCCAAAACAGGCGCACTGTGTAGCCATTAAACATCCAATCTTAACCAATCAGGAATTAGAGAAATTAAGAAGTATTGATACAGGTGTTTTCCAGGCGAAAACTTTACAGACTTATTTCAGGGCCGATGGCAAGCCGGGCGCTATGGCAAAAGCCTTAGACCGTTTATGCCGTTATGCGGTTGATGCAGTTGAAGATGGTTTCCAGGTAATTGTGTTAACCGATAGGGCTATTGACTCTGAGCATGCTGCCATGCCTTCTTTATTGGCGGTTTCTGCTGTACACCATCACTTAATCCGCAAAGGATACCGTGGTGCTGTAGGTATTGTGATAGAGGCTGGCGATATCTGGGAAGTACATCATTTCGCCACATTGTTGGGCTTTGGTGTTACGGCGATTAACCCTTACCTGGCTTTGGAAACCATTAACGAGTTTAAACAAGAGTCGGGCTTATCAACAGAGCAGCTTACCAAGAACTATATCTACGCGGTAAATAGTGGTTTACTTAAAATTTTCTCTAAAATGGGAATCTCAACCTTGCAATCATACCAGGGGGCTCAGATTTTCGAGATTTTAGGTTTAAATAAACAAGTAGTGAATACTTATTTCACCGGTGCAGTTTCACGTATCGGTGGTTTAGGACTCGATGAAATTGCAAAAGAAACGTTAATTAAACATCACCGCAGTTTTGGTCCGTTAACAGAAACCGAAAACCTGTTGCCAGCAGGTGGAACTTATAAATTCCGCCGTAAAGGTGAAGCACATTTGTTTAACCCGCAAACCATTCACTTGCTGCAGAACGCAACACGTAAAAACGATTACAATATTTTCAAACAGTACTCTAAACTGGTGAATGAGCAAACACAACAAGCTTATACCATCCGTGGATTGTTCGAATTTAACTATAGCCGTCCATCGGTACCTTTAAGTGAGGTAGAATCTACCGAGGCAATCTTAAAAAGATTTGCAACGGGAGCAATGTCTTTCGGTTCAATCTCTCATGAGGCACACTCTACTTTAGCGATTGCCATGAACCGTATCGGTGGAAAGAGCAATACCGGAGAGGGTGGTGAAGATGAAATGCGTTACACTAAATTGCCAAATGGCGATAGCATGCGTTCGGCAATTAAACAAGTTGCCTCTGCACGTTTTGGTGTAACCAGTTACTACTTAACCAATGCTGATGAGTTACAGATTAAAATGGCTCAGGGTGCTAAACCAGGAGAAGGTGGTCAATTACCAGGGCACAAAGTAGATGACTGGATTGCAAAAGTTCGTCACTCTACACCAGGCGTTGGTTTAATTTCACCTCCGCCTCACCACGATATTTATTCGATCGAAGATTTAGCACAATTAATTTTTGATCTGAAAAATGCTAACCGTGCAGCAAGGATCAATGTAAAATTGGTTTCGAAAGCTGGCGTGGGAACTATTGCAGCGGGTGTTGCTAAAGCACATGCCGATGTGATTCTGGTATCTGGTTTTGATGGTGGAACGGGAGCATCTCCTTTAACTTCAATTCAACATGCTGGTTTACCATGGGAGTTAGGCTTAGCAGAAGCACACCAAACTTTGGTGAAAAACAAATTGCGTAACCGAATCGTGTTACAAACAGATGGTCAGCTTAAAACAGGTAGAGATATTGCTATCGCTGCATTATTAGGTGCTGAAGAATGGGGTGTTGCAACAGCAGCCTTGGTTACTTCTGGATGTATTATGATGCGTAAGTGCCATTTAAATACTTGTCCGGTTGGTGTAGCAACACAAGATCCGGAATTAAGAAAATTATTTACCGGTGATGCTGATCATGTAGTGAACTTATTTTATTTCCTTGCCGAAGAGTTACGTGAGATTATGGCTGAATTAGGTTTCAGAACCATCCACGAAATGATCGGTCAGGCTGATATTTTAAAAGTACGCGAATTGCCTGCTGAAGACTGGAAATTGAAATACCTTGATTTATCAGCTATATTATATAAAGCTGAAGAAAATGGTTTGCCTTTATTCAATACTGAAGGCCAGGATCATGGGTTGGATCATGTTTTAGATCATAAATTAATTACCGCTGCACAACCTGCTATTGATCATAATGAACCGGTTTTTGCCAGTTTCGATGTGAAAAATACCGACCGCGCACTGGGTACCATGTTATCAAATGAAATTTCAAAAGTTCATTTAGGTGCTGGATTACCTCCGGATACGATCAACTTTAAATTTGTTGGTTCAGCCGGACAGAGTTTCGGTGCTTTTAATACCCGTGGGGTAACGTTATCATTGGAAGGTGAAGCGAACGATTACGTGGGTAAAGGATTATCGGGCGCAAGATTGGCCATTTATCCTTTCTCAAACTCAACTTTTATCCCTGAACAAAATATCATTATCGGTAACGTAGCCCTTTATGGTGCAACTTCTGGTGAGTTATTTGCCCGAGGCAAAGCAGGTGAGCGTTTCGCCGTACGTAACTCTGGTGCAACAGCTGTTGTTGAAGGAGTGGGTGATCACGGTTGTGAATACATGACAGGTGGTGAAGTGCTGATTCTTGGTGATACCGGAAGCAATTTTGCTGCTGGTATGAGTGGCGGTGTGGCCTGGATTTATGATGCCAACGGAACTTTTGCACGCAAATGCAATAAAGAAATGGTTGATCTTGATCCATTACAAGCTGAGGATGAGGAGCGTATTTTGGCCTTACTTAAAACGCATATCCGCTTAACGGATAGTAGAGTAGCTGAGTTTATCTTAAGCGACTGGAAAACTCAATCTGCTCATTTTGTAAAAGTATTCCCTAAAGAATACAAAGCAGTTTTAAGCAAACGTAATCAACAAGTAAAAACACACTAG
- a CDS encoding transaldolase (product_source=KO:K00616; cath_funfam=3.20.20.70; cog=COG0176; ko=KO:K00616; pfam=PF00923; superfamily=51569; tigrfam=TIGR00875), giving the protein MKFFIDTANLDQIKEAQDLGILDGVTTNPSLMAKEGITGEQNVINHYKAICDIVDDNVSAEVIATTFDEIVKEGEALAALNPKIVVKVPMIKDGVKAIKYFSSKGIKTNCTLIFSAGQALLAAKAGATYVSPFLGRLDDISSDGLVLIEDIRTIFDNYGYETQILAASIRGPLHIVNCAKLGADVITAPLAAIAGLLKHPLTDSGLATFLADHAKAAGK; this is encoded by the coding sequence ATGAAATTTTTTATTGACACAGCAAATCTTGATCAAATCAAAGAAGCGCAAGATCTTGGCATTTTAGATGGCGTAACCACCAACCCTAGCTTAATGGCGAAAGAAGGTATTACTGGCGAACAAAATGTAATTAACCACTACAAAGCGATCTGCGATATTGTTGATGATAACGTAAGTGCAGAAGTTATTGCTACTACTTTCGATGAAATTGTTAAAGAAGGTGAAGCTTTAGCCGCTTTAAACCCGAAAATTGTAGTAAAAGTACCAATGATTAAAGATGGTGTTAAAGCCATTAAATATTTCTCGTCAAAAGGAATTAAAACAAACTGTACTTTAATTTTTTCTGCCGGACAGGCATTATTAGCTGCTAAAGCTGGAGCTACTTATGTTTCTCCGTTTTTAGGCCGTTTAGATGATATTTCTAGCGATGGTTTGGTTTTAATTGAAGATATCAGAACTATTTTTGATAACTACGGTTATGAAACTCAGATTTTAGCTGCATCAATCCGCGGACCGTTACACATCGTTAACTGTGCTAAATTAGGTGCTGATGTAATTACTGCACCATTGGCTGCTATTGCAGGTTTATTAAAACACCCACTAACAGATAGCGGTTTAGCTACATTCTTAGCTGACCACGCTAAAGCTGCTGGAAAATAG
- a CDS encoding D-glycero-D-manno-heptose 1,7-bisphosphate phosphatase (product_source=KO:K03273; cath_funfam=3.40.50.1000; cog=COG0241; ko=KO:K03273; pfam=PF13242; superfamily=56784; tigrfam=TIGR00213): MNKAIFLDRDGVLNHEIYDYICRVEDFKILDYQILVLKKLFDEGYLLIVITNQGGIALKRYTEQELAIMHQMLRNAFIAKGADIAGFYYCPHHPTVGGECKCRKPASGMILDAIDMYDIDPAQSIMIGDKPRDVEAANGAGVKGILIEPDEQISYEKIKEVLNRESLV; the protein is encoded by the coding sequence ATGAATAAAGCTATTTTTCTCGACCGTGATGGTGTGCTCAATCACGAAATATATGATTACATCTGCCGTGTTGAAGATTTTAAAATCCTGGATTACCAGATTCTGGTATTAAAAAAACTATTCGATGAAGGTTATCTTTTAATTGTAATTACCAACCAGGGCGGTATTGCCTTAAAACGTTATACCGAGCAAGAGCTGGCCATCATGCATCAAATGCTCCGAAATGCTTTTATAGCTAAAGGAGCCGATATTGCGGGGTTTTATTATTGCCCGCATCATCCAACTGTTGGTGGCGAATGTAAGTGCAGAAAACCTGCTTCGGGAATGATTTTAGATGCAATTGATATGTACGATATCGACCCGGCACAATCTATTATGATCGGCGATAAGCCAAGAGATGTTGAGGCTGCGAATGGGGCAGGAGTAAAGGGCATTCTAATCGAACCTGATGAGCAGATCAGTTATGAGAAGATTAAAGAAGTCCTCAATCGGGAGTCTTTAGTCTAA
- a CDS encoding FHS family L-fucose permease-like MFS transporter (product_source=KO:K02429; cath_funfam=1.20.1250.20; cog=COG0738; ko=KO:K02429; pfam=PF07690; superfamily=103473; tigrfam=TIGR01272; transmembrane_helix_parts=Outside_1_14,TMhelix_15_37,Inside_38_43,TMhelix_44_66,Outside_67_80,TMhelix_81_100,Inside_101_104,TMhelix_105_124,Outside_125_143,TMhelix_144_166,Inside_167_190,TMhelix_191_213,Outside_214_246,TMhelix_247_269,Inside_270_280,TMhelix_281_303,Outside_304_312,TMhelix_313_335,Inside_336_336,TMhelix_337_359,Outside_360_368,TMhelix_369_391,Inside_392_395,TMhelix_396_418,Outside_419_428): MQQTTKSGQTQGPKPLIIICALFFIFGFVTWANGTLIPFFKLSFGLSNLQAFFVTFASYMAYFFLALPSSWILKKVGFKNGIVLGLVILGLGSLIFIPAAQTRTFGLFLTGIFVQGAALALLQTASNPYLTIIGPIESAAKRISIAGICNKFAGMIVPLIMGSLFLKNASEVEKQIKAASGAVHEQLLNDVLGRVNMPYIVLAIVFCLFAVFIKFTNLPEVEVEEDVIDESKGEVVKHTSIFQFPHLFLGALCIFVYVGAEVMAGDIIGIYGRELGISAEISGKLTSITLFSMLIGYIIGIVTIPKYISQQKALRICAILGIIFTILSFAISSWFAVIFVALLGLANSLMWPAIFPLGISHLGKFTKIGSAIMIMGIAGGALMPLLYAFLNEKLHINFQLAYLLTVLPCYLYILYFAIKGHKAGLNVK, encoded by the coding sequence ATGCAACAAACAACAAAATCAGGTCAAACGCAAGGGCCAAAACCGCTTATTATCATTTGTGCCCTATTCTTTATTTTTGGCTTTGTAACCTGGGCAAACGGAACATTAATTCCTTTCTTTAAATTATCTTTCGGCTTATCAAACTTACAGGCATTCTTCGTAACCTTTGCATCGTACATGGCTTACTTCTTTTTAGCGCTGCCATCATCGTGGATACTTAAAAAAGTTGGCTTTAAAAATGGAATTGTTTTAGGCCTGGTTATTTTAGGTCTGGGTTCTTTGATATTTATACCTGCGGCCCAAACCAGAACTTTTGGTTTGTTTTTAACCGGAATTTTTGTTCAGGGTGCGGCATTGGCTTTGTTGCAAACCGCTTCAAACCCGTATTTAACCATTATCGGTCCAATAGAAAGTGCTGCAAAACGGATCAGTATTGCGGGTATCTGTAATAAATTTGCCGGAATGATTGTGCCTTTGATTATGGGCAGTCTGTTTTTGAAAAATGCTTCAGAAGTAGAGAAACAGATCAAAGCGGCTAGCGGCGCTGTGCACGAGCAGTTATTAAATGATGTTTTGGGTCGTGTAAATATGCCCTACATTGTTTTGGCAATCGTTTTCTGTCTTTTTGCCGTTTTTATTAAATTCACCAACCTTCCAGAAGTTGAAGTAGAAGAAGATGTGATCGATGAAAGCAAAGGAGAGGTGGTAAAACATACCAGCATTTTTCAGTTCCCACATTTGTTCCTGGGTGCACTTTGTATTTTTGTATATGTAGGTGCAGAGGTTATGGCTGGCGATATTATCGGTATTTACGGTCGCGAGTTAGGCATTAGTGCTGAAATTAGCGGAAAGTTAACCTCTATTACGCTTTTCAGTATGTTAATCGGTTATATTATTGGTATTGTTACCATTCCAAAATACATCTCCCAGCAAAAAGCCCTTAGAATCTGTGCTATTTTAGGCATCATATTTACCATTTTATCTTTTGCTATTTCCAGCTGGTTTGCCGTAATTTTTGTAGCCTTATTGGGTTTAGCCAATTCATTAATGTGGCCGGCAATTTTCCCTCTGGGCATTAGCCACTTGGGTAAATTTACCAAAATCGGTTCTGCAATTATGATTATGGGTATTGCAGGTGGTGCTTTAATGCCGTTATTATATGCTTTCTTAAATGAAAAATTACATATTAACTTTCAACTCGCCTATCTTTTAACTGTATTACCTTGTTACTTATACATTTTGTATTTTGCTATAAAAGGCCATAAAGCAGGATTGAATGTGAAATAA
- a CDS encoding sulfatase modifying factor 1 (product_source=KO:K13444; cath_funfam=3.90.1580.10; cleavage_site_network=SignalP-noTM; cog=COG1262; ko=KO:K13444; pfam=PF03781; superfamily=56436) gives MHRFLSALFFLPLLFTLSCQSNQAKEEERAKHKQDSLASCEKNMPSRFGAVKDASSFASNNKASHEGMILIPAGEFAMGASDQEGRDDEYPQHQVKVSSFWIDATEVTNASFKKFVDATGYVTTAERKPDWEEMKKQLPAGTPKPPDSVFVAASLVFYQPKSVTSLNDASQWWRWVKGANWKHPHGPDSDIKGKENFPVVHVSWDDAMAYCKWSGKRLPTEAEWEYAARGALKNEKYPWGNEDIEKGRVKANTWQGSFPVKNTNWDGFNGLAAVKKFKPNGYGLYDMAGNVWEWCSDWYRPDYYSKLSGLSTNPKGPSYSYDPMEPTIPKRVVRGGSFMCNASYCKGYRVTSRMKTSVDTGLEHTGFRCVSTN, from the coding sequence ATGCATAGATTTCTTTCTGCTTTGTTTTTTTTGCCGCTGCTCTTTACACTTTCTTGTCAATCTAACCAGGCTAAAGAAGAAGAACGGGCTAAACACAAGCAAGATTCTTTAGCCTCATGCGAAAAAAATATGCCTAGCCGTTTTGGTGCGGTAAAAGATGCTTCAAGTTTCGCTTCCAATAATAAAGCAAGTCATGAAGGCATGATTTTAATTCCAGCAGGTGAGTTTGCCATGGGTGCTTCTGATCAAGAGGGTAGAGATGATGAATACCCGCAACATCAGGTTAAAGTCTCTTCTTTCTGGATTGATGCTACCGAAGTAACCAATGCCAGTTTTAAAAAGTTTGTTGATGCTACCGGGTATGTTACTACGGCCGAGCGTAAACCAGATTGGGAAGAGATGAAAAAACAGCTTCCGGCAGGAACACCAAAACCGCCTGACAGTGTTTTTGTCGCAGCTTCTTTGGTCTTCTATCAGCCTAAAAGTGTTACCTCTTTAAATGATGCTTCACAATGGTGGCGTTGGGTTAAAGGCGCCAATTGGAAACATCCTCATGGCCCTGACAGCGATATTAAAGGGAAAGAGAACTTTCCGGTTGTACACGTATCCTGGGATGATGCCATGGCCTATTGTAAATGGTCGGGTAAACGCTTACCAACAGAGGCAGAGTGGGAGTATGCCGCAAGAGGTGCGCTGAAAAATGAAAAATATCCATGGGGGAATGAAGACATAGAAAAAGGTAGGGTAAAAGCCAATACCTGGCAGGGGAGTTTCCCGGTTAAAAACACCAATTGGGATGGTTTTAATGGTTTAGCTGCAGTGAAAAAATTTAAGCCGAACGGTTATGGGCTTTATGATATGGCGGGCAACGTATGGGAGTGGTGCAGCGATTGGTACCGGCCTGATTATTATAGCAAGCTTTCAGGATTGAGCACCAATCCTAAAGGTCCTTCATACAGCTACGACCCTATGGAGCCAACTATACCCAAAAGAGTGGTAAGGGGTGGTTCTTTTATGTGTAATGCCTCTTACTGTAAAGGTTACCGGGTAACTTCGAGAATGAAAACTTCTGTTGATACCGGCTTAGAACATACCGGTTTTAGGTGCGTGAGCACTAACTAA
- a CDS encoding tRNA(fMet)-specific endonuclease VapC (product_source=KO:K18828; cath_funfam=3.40.50.1010; cog=COG1487; ko=KO:K18828; pfam=PF01850; smart=SM00670; superfamily=88723) encodes MKQSIQMTGSNLLDTNIVIELFKGNSTITAFLETLEEEINIPFAVLGELYLGAYRSANPKKHIRQINSFLERCNVLIADDETANYYALIKTALLQKGKPIPENDMWIAAVSKQFDLKLHTKDKHFKEIDNLNLKSW; translated from the coding sequence GTGAAACAATCCATCCAGATGACTGGAAGTAATCTATTGGATACCAATATTGTTATTGAGTTATTTAAAGGCAATTCTACAATTACTGCTTTTCTTGAAACCTTAGAAGAGGAAATAAACATTCCTTTTGCTGTATTAGGAGAACTATATCTGGGTGCTTACAGATCAGCCAATCCAAAAAAACACATTAGGCAGATCAACTCCTTTCTAGAACGGTGTAATGTACTTATTGCTGATGATGAAACGGCCAATTATTACGCTCTAATCAAAACAGCATTGCTGCAAAAAGGAAAGCCAATACCAGAGAATGACATGTGGATCGCCGCAGTATCAAAGCAATTTGACTTAAAGTTACACACCAAGGACAAACACTTTAAGGAAATTGACAACTTGAATTTAAAGAGCTGGTAA
- a CDS encoding uncharacterized protein YbcI (product_source=COG5609; cog=COG5609) — protein sequence MHIETRKLHLIEEMLKVKSEATLSALEKLLKNTNNKTVKKTPSLKDFSGIWSKDEAEEMERIITESCETIHPDDWK from the coding sequence ATGCACATAGAAACACGTAAATTACATTTGATAGAAGAAATGCTCAAAGTAAAGAGTGAAGCTACTTTGTCTGCTTTGGAGAAGCTACTAAAGAATACCAATAATAAAACAGTTAAGAAAACACCAAGCTTAAAAGATTTTTCTGGAATCTGGTCTAAGGACGAGGCGGAAGAAATGGAACGTATAATTACAGAATCCTGTGAAACAATCCATCCAGATGACTGGAAGTAA
- a CDS encoding hypothetical protein (product_source=Hypo-rule applied; superfamily=101489) has translation MNTSKGKQEAVLSDKELIDFLGPAAFPQTLKRPENPFVKEHKEEIYERLFLLCCSTIGGDMRF, from the coding sequence ATGAATACCAGCAAGGGAAAACAGGAAGCTGTGTTAAGCGATAAAGAACTAATTGATTTCTTAGGGCCTGCTGCATTTCCACAAACATTAAAGCGTCCAGAAAATCCGTTTGTTAAAGAACATAAAGAAGAGATATACGAACGGCTTTTTTTGCTATGCTGTTCTACAATCGGAGGAGATATGCGCTTTTAA
- a CDS encoding hypothetical protein (product_source=COG5619; cog=COG5619), with protein MTLLLFGHIQEIVQVCITDKISLTASNSQSNYFRYDASSTGYSPLIHSFSHLHIGLNQNVRIPVSLLLTPLKFTKFSIKNTYFDQWKKYALGRVDLDKELGEIKKHCMKLSGTQWNSIEENELYIR; from the coding sequence TTGACACTGTTACTTTTCGGTCATATTCAGGAAATCGTACAGGTCTGTATCACTGATAAAATAAGTCTTACCGCCTCTAACTCCCAATCAAATTATTTCAGGTATGATGCCTCAAGTACGGGCTATAGTCCTTTGATCCATTCGTTTTCACATCTCCATATTGGATTAAATCAAAATGTAAGGATTCCAGTATCGCTATTATTAACACCTTTAAAGTTTACAAAATTTAGCATAAAAAATACGTATTTCGATCAGTGGAAAAAATATGCTTTAGGAAGGGTTGATTTAGATAAGGAATTGGGTGAAATAAAAAAACATTGTATGAAATTGAGCGGTACACAATGGAACTCAATAGAAGAAAATGAATTGTATATTAGATAA